A window of Benincasa hispida cultivar B227 chromosome 9, ASM972705v1, whole genome shotgun sequence genomic DNA:
aacatgtatgaattataTATTACAGCAAAAGTACCTGATCTCCCTCATTTTCTCGAATAGATCAACCAAATAGAAGTTATTCTCATCTGCAAAGTAAACGATTCCGTCAAGGCGGTGGGTTTCAATGTGAGACAGGGCTAGATTTCTTTGATGAACTCTTCCATCTCTTATATCAGTTAAGTTTTTAATGCAAGCAATATGCCTAAACATAATCCCAGTACTCCTCAATACATCAGCTGTTTCAtcagattgagaggacatttcaACAACTATCCATAGAAGAGGCGGCCGGACCAACTTTAGTGTTTGAGCCAAACGATTAAGATAATAGTATTGTAGTGGATGAGCAGACGTCGGCGTCACAATTATCAGTAGCTTTCGAGGCTCTAATTCTTGAGTAATTAGATGGTTAATCAAATTATCATAagaaatattattatacaatgGCACTTCTGATAGGATTGGGTTGCTCTTCATGTCTTCACTTTCCAATGGAACAGAGATGGTGCTGCTAGAACTATTCTGAGGCTGTGATTTTCCATCAGTGGAGATTCTATCAAACTGGAAAGCTTGATATTTTGACATGACATTCATGGATAAGTTGGTAGATGCAAATGGTACCAATCCAGCAAGAAATCCAACGAAAAAACACATGAAGAAATGGAACATCGCCCTCCTCCAAACCTGAACCTTTGGTTTCAATTTGTCGATTGGTCTAGAAGACCTTGGAGAGTAGATACCAAGAATGGCAGCTTGGGTCTCCAATGTATTAAACAGGGAATAGTGCAGTCCAGTAGACTGAGGGTAGTTTTGAGGAGATAGTGAAGACCTGGACAGGGGAGAACCTACTGAACACGCTTCTCCATTCATTGAAGTTCCAGGTCGAGGAACTGGGGATAAGGTTCTTCTAATAGAAGCCatgaaaatgaaaactcttACTTAAAAGTTAAAACCCCAGCTTCCCAATTCAACTAGTGTTACCAGAAATCCGCCATTACAAAGCAGAGCTCCAAATCTACACCGAGCTTAACTCTGAGTAAAGAGTCAATAAACATTACTCAATAAAGTATCATAACGAAAAAAAATACCCATTGCAGCTCATCCTATTGAGCTCGCAATGTCATGAAGGAGAATTTGATCCATCCATCCAACTTTCCCCAAATTACTGGAGActtcaaatattaataaaagCAAATCCAATCCAGACCAGACACAAACTATGAACCAATAACCTAGGAAGCCAACATCATGATTGCAACAGGTTCCAAAATCcagaaaggaaataaataagACCCAAAACCCAAGTTTGAATACCTGAAACAAAGATGTTTCACAGTGAAATGGCGATTAGTTCCTGCTCATTTGCAACTGGGGCAGTGTCCATAAATCTCGGTTGGAAAACGCAGTCCTCTGTTACACACAAAGTTTTTGGatttaaacattcaaaattTGGTGAGAGTAGAGATGGATTTGAAATCTGAGAGTGTTTAGTGGGAGGTTAGTAAAGTGTAGTACAGTACCCAGTTGGAGTTCGTACCAAAAATACTCTCTCACCTCTCTCATATGGAGATTCAGacgatgaataaaagaaataattttcttttctgaGCTGTGTGTTGGCGTCAGGGACGGTAGTGGACATAAAATGAGAGGCATAGCATAGGCACACATGACTCCAAGTCAAACATGGGCAATAGATTTGGAAATATGAAGCCTCAATCCTCAGAAACCAATGGTTTTTAATTCATTCGCTaactttttgaaattaattagaaaCTGATTTTATATTTCCCCCTTTTTGTGCTATACAAGTGGTATTTCTATAAATACACAGATTAGTAGAAACAGATATTatattttccctcttttttttaTAGGGATAACATGATGGTTTATTACTTACTTAACACGTGTTATTTCTCATTTAATAGTTTCTTGCTATTTTTATGAGCTCATaacactttttttctttaaaatatcaataatctTCATCCATCAATATTCtttctttgtgttttttttcataatttcacTTACAACACTATTTACAACATAATCgtgattcaattaattaaaatattatatcttatatcttcaactaataaatcaaatatttaaatctccACCTCACGTATTGTTCAAttcaataaatcaaattatcaGGAACTTCTTTACTTTTTTATCTAATAGGTTCTTAGAGTTAATTTTGctttcaattttctatttaataTCTACCCGAAATCTATAAAATACACAAACAAATAGTATTTACCCTAAACACTagctaattaaattaaacaaaaaaaaaagttattatatggatttttcatgtaatattttatatacttgtgtGACAACTTTATACTTTGCTGTGAACCTAAGTATTGTGGTGATAAATcactttgaaaaataattaatggtTCAATTTCTTACCTAAGCAAAGAAAAAggtaaagaagaaagaagaaattaTTTCCATTGGTTTACGTGTATTTGAATAATATagataagattttattaataaatacaCAGAAACAATAATTGAAGGGCATTCGTCGGATTAGCAGCCAGTCCTGCCAAATTCTGCATCTTATGTTTGTACCATCAACCATGACACTTCCGTTACAGTTCACACACACAAACAAACATAAAACCATTTCAAAGCAATGCGTAGCTTCATTCGTTGATTCTCTGTTTTCAGGAACTTTGAAAACGCCATGAGAACTCACCAACCAAAGCTTAAGACTCAGCTCTTCTCTTGCGGATTCTTCCGCCACTGCACTCGCTCTGTCTTGAGCCCCACCGCTTCCCATTCCCCTGCCCTTCCTTCCTTTCCCTCCGCTTCCGACCAACCCCCACCGCCACCGCACTCCCGCCGTACTCCGCTTCCCGATTCCGAATCCTCTTCCTCCTCTGCTTCCCAAAGCTTCACCCAATGGAGATtcccacttccacattcaccTATTTTTACCCAACAACCTTCTATTTCAGACCCACCTTCTAGTTTCTCCATTCCCCCTTCCGATCCTCTCCCACCACCCATCTCCGCAGCAGCCCTAAAAGAAATCCTCCAGGTTGCAGAGCTCCAGCTCTGTTCTGCTTCATATTCCGACCGCCTCGCCGCTCTCCAACTCCTCGAACGCTCTTTGGTTCCCAACCCATCTCTAGACCCGGATTGCACTCCCGAATTGATGCGCGGTTTAATCGAAAGTTTCAACATAAAAACCGGTTCCAAACCCGCCACCAAAATTCTGTTGGCCCTCTGCTTGGCAGAAGGTAACCGTCACATTGCGGTGGAGGCAGGGGCGGTCGGCGCGGTGATAGAGTCTCTCCCGGAGATGGAAGACGCGGCGGCCGAGCGGGCACTTGCATCGCTTGAACTTATGTGTACGGTGGCTGAAGGAGCGGCGGAGGTGAGGGCCCACGCGCTTTCGGTGCCGGCGATGGTTACGATGATGGGAAGAATGGCGGCCAGAGGGAAGGAAT
This region includes:
- the LOC120085309 gene encoding U-box domain-containing protein 26, with the protein product MRTHQPKLKTQLFSCGFFRHCTRSVLSPTASHSPALPSFPSASDQPPPPPHSRRTPLPDSESSSSSASQSFTQWRFPLPHSPIFTQQPSISDPPSSFSIPPSDPLPPPISAAALKEILQVAELQLCSASYSDRLAALQLLERSLVPNPSLDPDCTPELMRGLIESFNIKTGSKPATKILLALCLAEGNRHIAVEAGAVGAVIESLPEMEDAAAERALASLELMCTVAEGAAEVRAHALSVPAMVTMMGRMAARGKESAISVLGVIFDNEVSSEAKSAVTAPPEEVARAVVLALQGDSSVRGRRKGARLLKTLQEQQDGCSTEAVD
- the LOC120086169 gene encoding probable beta-1,4-xylosyltransferase IRX9H, which codes for MASIRRTLSPVPRPGTSMNGEACSVGSPLSRSSLSPQNYPQSTGLHYSLFNTLETQAAILGIYSPRSSRPIDKLKPKVQVWRRAMFHFFMCFFVGFLAGLVPFASTNLSMNVMSKYQAFQFDRISTDGKSQPQNSSSSTISVPLESEDMKSNPILSEVPLYNNISYDNLINHLITQELEPRKLLIIVTPTSAHPLQYYYLNRLAQTLKLVRPPLLWIVVEMSSQSDETADVLRSTGIMFRHIACIKNLTDIRDGRVHQRNLALSHIETHRLDGIVYFADENNFYLVDLFEKMREIRRFGTWPVAKLLGGTHRSILEGPVCNGSLVIGWHIYESSMRLRRFHAELSGFAFNSTILWDPERWHRRIFEPVRQLDTIRDGLQASDFIEQIVEDESQMEGLLEDCSRIMVWNVNFKPSSAVYPKKWFMMNNLDVTASLS